A region from the Polaribacter sp. Hel1_33_78 genome encodes:
- a CDS encoding sulfatase-like hydrolase/transferase: MKNKIILLIVGFLLLMFNCKSKNELVNQTQTKKKPNVLLLFSDQHNKKVMGFENHPDAITPNLDKLAGESAVFDRAYATRGICVPSRMSLMTGLYPRTMGLMDNKEKTTITRDAVSLASIFKFNDYNTYSFGKRHLVGGGDKGWDVKKEVHAEEGDNGNYLSWITKQGYQSEFSYDWAAEFGKGPKGSNDANAKIPIADLGTRISKLSFGYTMEAYTASETIKMINKQKNSDKPFFCFSSFYRPHQPYTPLKKFRDLYNVSEWGEGTKLKSGIKIPASFYQPTKDLPPLLQFQRNGGNKVWNMDKAFKDEQIWRDFIGGYYALVTEVDHYVGEILEALDKANMKEETIIIYTTDHGDFVGNHGMVEKAAAGHNVYEDILNIPLIIRIPEKTTNGKHTAELVTLVDIIPTLVDVLDLKVPVLKHNFEGQSLAKLLIENKPLNRDYIVSESWFQATVIGKDSKLGIMVENKVKPRQDYREYGDMYFDRNTDPLEIKNGIKEEKNQASILKLRNYYEEFNKKIPGIGKQETVQNKIKK; this comes from the coding sequence ATGAAAAATAAAATAATATTACTAATTGTTGGTTTTTTATTGTTGATGTTTAACTGCAAGTCTAAAAACGAACTTGTAAATCAAACTCAAACCAAGAAGAAACCAAATGTGTTGTTGTTATTTTCAGACCAACATAATAAGAAAGTAATGGGTTTTGAAAATCATCCAGATGCAATCACCCCAAATTTAGACAAATTAGCTGGTGAATCTGCTGTTTTTGATAGAGCATATGCAACAAGGGGTATTTGTGTACCTTCAAGAATGTCTTTAATGACCGGTTTATATCCAAGAACTATGGGCTTAATGGATAATAAAGAAAAAACTACAATCACAAGAGATGCTGTTTCACTAGCAAGTATTTTTAAGTTTAATGATTATAACACTTACAGTTTTGGTAAAAGACATTTAGTTGGTGGTGGAGACAAAGGTTGGGATGTGAAAAAAGAGGTACACGCAGAAGAAGGCGATAATGGAAACTATTTAAGCTGGATTACAAAACAAGGCTATCAAAGTGAATTTTCTTATGATTGGGCTGCAGAATTTGGGAAAGGTCCCAAAGGAAGTAACGATGCGAACGCCAAAATACCTATTGCTGATTTAGGAACAAGAATTTCTAAATTATCTTTTGGTTATACAATGGAAGCATACACAGCCTCAGAAACCATAAAAATGATTAATAAACAAAAAAATAGTGACAAGCCATTCTTTTGTTTTTCATCTTTTTACAGGCCACATCAGCCATATACTCCTTTAAAAAAATTCAGAGATTTATATAATGTTTCTGAATGGGGGGAAGGAACCAAATTAAAAAGCGGTATAAAAATACCAGCAAGTTTTTATCAACCAACTAAAGATTTACCCCCATTGTTACAATTTCAAAGAAATGGAGGTAATAAAGTTTGGAATATGGATAAAGCCTTTAAAGATGAGCAAATCTGGAGAGATTTTATAGGCGGTTATTACGCTTTAGTTACAGAAGTAGATCATTATGTTGGTGAAATATTAGAAGCTTTAGACAAAGCAAATATGAAAGAAGAAACCATTATTATTTACACTACAGATCATGGAGATTTTGTAGGTAATCATGGTATGGTGGAAAAAGCTGCTGCTGGGCATAATGTATATGAAGATATTTTAAATATTCCTTTAATTATAAGAATCCCTGAAAAAACAACCAATGGAAAACATACTGCAGAGTTAGTTACTCTAGTAGATATTATACCAACTTTAGTAGACGTTTTAGATTTAAAAGTACCAGTCTTAAAACATAATTTTGAAGGCCAGTCCCTTGCTAAGCTTTTGATAGAAAACAAACCTTTAAATAGAGATTATATAGTTTCAGAAAGTTGGTTTCAAGCAACCGTAATTGGTAAAGACTCAAAATTAGGTATTATGGTAGAAAATAAAGTAAAACCTAGACAAGATTACAGAGAATATGGAGACATGTATTTTGATAGAAATACAGATCCTTTAGAAATAAAAAATGGAATTAAGGAAGAAAAAAATCAAGCGTCTATATTAAAACTTCGTAACTATTATGAAGAATTTAATAAAAAAATACCTGGGATTGGTAAACAAGAAACCGTACAAAATAAAATAAAAAAATAA
- a CDS encoding sulfatase, whose amino-acid sequence MNTSNFKIIFFALLLMIINTIKTRAQNTKKPNIIFIMTDDQSAVVPLDSEKRIQSRPFRFNGDKEVHTPIIDDLAKNGMIFNSAYVSSSVCVPSRYTMLTGRYAGRSEGPAFMRMHPKGTMTRVENNTEIEKDKPNLPRLLQEVGYKTGFVGKSHIVEHNIVNNKKNWTKNGFQTYAKNADPNDPAVSKKMYENHQKWTEVIKEYGFDYANGVYAGNLREQYNDSLNVHNIEWKNKAALEFIDENKKDPFFLYYSETVPHGPAPYNMKNGKYFRGLDSNPKFTGEGLVDADYSYLPTREEIKEEVKNLDKKVAHAWLRWFDHAVGAVVDKLKAEGIYENTIIIITSDHGNYNGGKTSLYESGTKVPLMMHWPNGIKPNQEYNELVQNIDFTPTFLNLAGIKLKTVKSKLDGVSLKKVLKGTKKPVHDYLFFEMGYARSVMTKDWKYISVRYDKQKQNRINRGLTFKGWKGAELQYPYYTRNGHLGNIASKSSAFYFDADQVFDLVKDPRETENVFKDNKEKAEELKKLLTKSLMLFPNRPYAEFVK is encoded by the coding sequence ATGAATACATCAAATTTTAAAATCATATTTTTTGCTCTTTTATTAATGATAATTAATACTATTAAAACACGAGCCCAAAACACAAAAAAGCCAAACATCATCTTCATTATGACAGATGATCAAAGTGCTGTTGTTCCTTTAGATTCAGAAAAGAGAATTCAATCGCGTCCTTTTAGATTTAATGGGGATAAAGAAGTGCACACACCCATTATAGATGACTTGGCAAAGAACGGTATGATTTTTAACAGCGCATATGTATCAAGTTCTGTATGTGTGCCAAGTAGATACACAATGCTAACGGGACGTTATGCAGGAAGATCTGAAGGCCCTGCTTTTATGAGAATGCATCCTAAAGGAACGATGACAAGAGTAGAAAATAATACGGAAATAGAAAAAGACAAACCAAACTTACCAAGACTTTTACAAGAAGTGGGGTACAAAACAGGTTTTGTTGGTAAAAGTCATATTGTAGAACATAACATCGTTAACAATAAAAAAAATTGGACAAAAAATGGCTTTCAAACCTATGCAAAAAATGCAGATCCAAATGACCCAGCAGTTTCTAAAAAAATGTATGAGAACCATCAAAAATGGACAGAAGTAATTAAAGAATATGGTTTTGATTATGCAAACGGAGTTTATGCAGGAAATTTAAGAGAACAATATAATGATTCATTAAATGTTCATAATATAGAGTGGAAAAATAAGGCTGCTTTAGAATTCATCGATGAAAACAAAAAAGATCCTTTCTTTTTATATTATAGCGAAACGGTTCCTCATGGTCCAGCTCCATATAATATGAAAAATGGAAAATATTTTAGAGGTTTAGATTCAAATCCAAAATTTACGGGAGAAGGTCTAGTAGATGCAGATTATTCCTATTTACCCACTAGAGAAGAAATCAAAGAAGAAGTCAAAAACCTCGATAAAAAAGTAGCACATGCTTGGTTGCGTTGGTTTGATCACGCAGTTGGTGCCGTGGTAGATAAACTAAAAGCAGAAGGAATTTATGAAAATACTATTATTATAATTACTTCAGATCATGGGAACTACAACGGAGGAAAAACGAGCTTGTATGAAAGTGGAACAAAAGTTCCTTTGATGATGCATTGGCCAAATGGAATTAAACCAAACCAAGAGTATAACGAGTTAGTTCAAAATATTGATTTTACGCCTACTTTTTTAAATCTAGCAGGGATAAAATTAAAGACTGTAAAATCAAAATTAGACGGTGTTAGTTTAAAAAAAGTATTAAAAGGAACTAAAAAACCAGTGCATGATTATTTATTTTTTGAGATGGGTTACGCAAGAAGTGTGATGACTAAAGATTGGAAATACATTTCTGTGAGATATGATAAACAAAAACAGAATAGAATCAATAGAGGTCTAACATTTAAAGGATGGAAAGGTGCAGAACTTCAATACCCCTATTACACCAGAAATGGTCATTTGGGAAATATTGCATCAAAAAGCAGTGCTTTTTATTTTGATGCTGATCAAGTATTTGATTTAGTTAAGGATCCACGTGAAACGGAAAATGTTTTTAAAGACAACAAAGAAAAAGCAGAAGAACTTAAAAAGCTATTGACAAAAAGCTTAATGTTATTTCCTAATAGACCTTACGCAGAGTTTGTAAAGTAA
- a CDS encoding alpha/beta hydrolase, whose amino-acid sequence MDNAIKSILVIFTCCFILKSAAQKTIDTIATKASGYDIPIRIKLPKKTTGKNPVYFFVHGGGWNGGTATRVPPARLHTDANYLADQLGVIYVGLGYRCKGNNATFADAIKDLKASVQWFFDNADTYNADLTRIGFGGASAGSTLAAMMAQKYKNCKLFVGAEGMYNLVDHDAKKSLFPSQKGRALYGLATEKESKKASSFYNLREGPPTSLLLNGKEDVLCHYSQTEKFAEQIKKKGGKVKAVLYDKINHTCLSASYPEVLKNSVLEIAKLFIEEFQLENTNMNQIEVLLDKRLQGQYTKENIKEKEILGTWKFKNIIITLNENGQGYYLNSKNNSTKIFTYTLEKDSITFKVNGKTKMFYMRKNNRILYEYVIANTRAKHRRFNYMKVKK is encoded by the coding sequence ATGGACAATGCTATAAAATCAATACTAGTAATTTTTACGTGCTGTTTTATTTTAAAGAGTGCTGCTCAAAAAACAATAGATACAATAGCGACAAAAGCAAGTGGATATGATATTCCCATTCGAATAAAACTACCAAAAAAGACTACAGGCAAAAATCCTGTGTATTTCTTTGTGCATGGAGGTGGATGGAATGGAGGCACTGCAACTCGTGTTCCGCCAGCAAGATTGCACACAGATGCTAATTATCTAGCTGATCAATTAGGTGTTATTTATGTAGGATTAGGGTATAGATGCAAAGGAAACAACGCAACATTTGCAGATGCTATAAAAGACTTAAAAGCATCTGTTCAATGGTTTTTTGATAATGCAGATACATACAATGCGGACTTAACAAGAATTGGGTTTGGAGGAGCATCAGCAGGTTCAACATTGGCAGCTATGATGGCTCAAAAATATAAAAATTGTAAACTATTTGTTGGTGCAGAAGGCATGTATAATTTAGTAGATCATGATGCTAAAAAATCTCTTTTTCCCAGTCAAAAAGGAAGAGCATTATATGGATTAGCGACGGAAAAAGAAAGTAAAAAAGCATCTAGCTTTTATAATTTAAGAGAAGGTCCCCCAACCTCTTTATTGTTAAATGGAAAAGAAGATGTCTTATGTCATTATTCACAAACAGAAAAATTTGCTGAACAAATCAAGAAAAAAGGAGGCAAAGTAAAAGCTGTTTTGTACGATAAAATTAATCACACTTGTTTAAGTGCATCCTACCCTGAAGTACTAAAAAATAGTGTTTTAGAAATTGCCAAATTGTTTATTGAAGAATTTCAACTAGAAAACACAAATATGAATCAAATAGAAGTCCTTTTAGATAAAAGGCTTCAAGGACAGTATACCAAAGAAAATATTAAGGAAAAAGAGATTTTAGGCACTTGGAAATTTAAGAATATTATCATCACTTTAAATGAAAATGGACAAGGTTATTATTTAAATTCTAAAAATAATAGCACAAAAATATTCACATATACTTTAGAAAAAGATTCGATAACTTTCAAGGTTAATGGCAAAACTAAAATGTTTTATATGCGCAAAAACAATAGAATTCTCTACGAATATGTTATTGCAAATACTAGAGCTAAACATAGACGTTTTAATTATATGAAAGTTAAAAAATAA
- a CDS encoding sulfatase-like hydrolase/transferase yields the protein MKYFLYTLLIILTFGCKTQDTAKKKIALNSQKKNLLFIIVDQQRYDALSYAGNTILKTPNLDRLAKQGAYFKNAYTPVAVCGPARSSILTGTTINTHQVTTNDKTYDYNDTPVMTMKTFDEILTEKGYHAEYYGKWHVLTSHSEVYKNPKKYAENGKYIFEPQGQRHLYLDYLNDVFPKVKPQKGELLDRFTNRPYTPDPIDIDYGKTYDDVKKEVKHRHSQPNYHGKSSIPKEHTITAYYANKTIDAIKRLKNKSFSITTSFHFPHAPMIPSEPYYSMYDPDKMPIPSSIKDNMQNSPYINANGRNKLTVFADEEKIKYMISNYYGLITELDDWIGKIMKTLEDESIAENTMVIFTSDHGEMLGAHGMREKNVFYEESSHIPLMIKMPTEIKKETTVNGYVSNVDLFATILDYLNIGNYKSDGESLRDLIEQKQTNHGNYVVTEWDYRGPIQPNYMIVKDGWKLMIPYTEDSKILNVLYNLNDDSQEMNNLLGNNPDRRKYNEKVEELRINLLEWLKKNNSKHYDGVSKRKLI from the coding sequence ATGAAATATTTTTTATATACCTTATTAATAATTTTAACTTTCGGTTGTAAAACACAAGACACTGCTAAAAAGAAGATTGCTTTAAATAGTCAGAAAAAGAATTTATTGTTTATTATAGTAGATCAACAAAGATATGATGCATTGAGTTATGCAGGCAATACTATTTTAAAAACTCCAAATTTAGACAGATTAGCAAAACAAGGAGCATATTTTAAAAATGCGTACACTCCTGTTGCTGTTTGTGGACCTGCGAGATCTTCAATCTTAACTGGAACAACAATAAATACACACCAAGTAACAACAAATGATAAAACCTACGATTATAACGATACCCCAGTAATGACCATGAAAACCTTTGATGAGATTCTGACAGAAAAAGGATATCATGCAGAATATTATGGAAAATGGCATGTGTTAACTTCGCATTCAGAGGTCTATAAAAATCCAAAAAAGTATGCTGAAAATGGGAAATATATATTTGAACCCCAAGGTCAAAGACATTTGTATCTTGATTATTTAAACGACGTATTTCCCAAAGTGAAACCTCAAAAAGGAGAGCTTTTAGATCGATTTACTAATAGACCATACACTCCAGATCCCATAGATATAGATTATGGAAAAACTTACGATGACGTTAAAAAAGAAGTAAAACACCGTCATTCTCAGCCAAATTATCATGGTAAATCGAGCATCCCAAAAGAACATACGATAACTGCATATTATGCGAATAAAACCATTGATGCAATCAAGAGGTTAAAAAATAAATCTTTCAGCATAACGACCTCTTTTCACTTTCCGCATGCACCCATGATTCCATCCGAACCTTATTATAGCATGTACGATCCTGATAAGATGCCTATTCCCTCTAGTATTAAAGATAATATGCAAAACTCCCCTTATATTAATGCAAATGGTAGAAATAAGTTGACTGTTTTTGCAGATGAGGAAAAAATAAAATATATGATTTCTAATTATTATGGTTTAATTACTGAGTTAGATGATTGGATTGGAAAAATAATGAAGACCCTTGAAGATGAAAGTATTGCAGAAAATACTATGGTGATTTTTACAAGCGATCATGGAGAGATGTTAGGAGCGCACGGAATGCGCGAAAAAAATGTATTTTATGAAGAATCTTCTCACATCCCATTAATGATTAAAATGCCCACTGAAATTAAAAAAGAAACTACAGTGAATGGTTATGTCTCTAATGTAGATTTATTTGCCACTATCCTGGATTATTTAAACATTGGAAATTATAAATCCGATGGCGAAAGTTTACGTGATTTAATAGAACAAAAACAAACGAATCATGGGAACTATGTGGTGACCGAATGGGATTATAGAGGACCTATTCAACCAAATTATATGATTGTTAAAGACGGATGGAAACTAATGATTCCATACACAGAAGATTCAAAAATATTAAATGTTTTATATAATTTGAATGATGATTCTCAGGAGATGAATAACTTATTAGGGAATAACCCTGACAGAAGAAAATATAATGAGAAAGTAGAAGAATTAAGGATCAATTTACTAGAATGGTTGAAAAAAAATAACTCTAAACATTACGATGGTGTGTCAAAACGAAAATTAATTTAA
- a CDS encoding type I phosphomannose isomerase catalytic subunit yields the protein MKLYPLQFTPLYKYRIWGGEKLKTELNKQYTEENIGESWEISDVSGDETVVAEGALKGQSLRDLIKEFKGDFVGNAVYEKFGEEFPLLIKFIDAKTPLSIQVHPSNEVAKERHNSFGKNEMWYVMQADKDAELIVGFDEEINTDDYKTHLENNTILNVMHHENVQKGDTFYIPTGRVHAIGAGVLLAEIQQTSNITYRIYDYDRVDSKTGAKRELHNELAIDVIDYKVHKNYKTDYSIEKNVSNTLVHSPYFRTNILDINSTVEKDYSVIDSFIIYMCVEGTVNVISEGETYTINNGETLLLPASLKKITLQSESARVLEVYY from the coding sequence ATGAAATTATACCCTTTACAATTTACACCACTTTACAAATACAGAATTTGGGGTGGAGAAAAATTAAAAACTGAATTAAATAAACAATATACAGAAGAAAATATTGGAGAATCTTGGGAAATTTCTGATGTTTCTGGCGATGAAACTGTTGTAGCGGAAGGTGCTCTAAAAGGACAATCTTTAAGGGATTTAATTAAAGAATTTAAGGGCGACTTTGTTGGAAATGCTGTATATGAAAAATTTGGAGAAGAATTTCCACTATTAATTAAGTTTATAGATGCAAAAACACCATTATCTATTCAGGTGCATCCAAGTAATGAAGTGGCTAAAGAACGTCATAATTCATTTGGGAAAAATGAAATGTGGTATGTAATGCAAGCGGATAAAGATGCAGAATTGATTGTTGGTTTTGATGAAGAAATAAACACTGATGATTATAAAACACATTTAGAAAACAATACCATTTTAAATGTAATGCATCATGAAAATGTGCAAAAGGGCGATACTTTTTATATTCCTACAGGTCGGGTACATGCTATTGGAGCAGGTGTTTTGTTAGCAGAAATACAGCAAACATCAAATATTACATACCGTATTTACGATTATGATAGAGTAGATTCTAAAACAGGTGCAAAAAGAGAATTGCATAACGAATTGGCAATTGATGTCATAGATTATAAAGTGCACAAGAATTACAAAACGGATTATTCTATAGAAAAGAATGTGTCCAATACATTGGTGCATTCACCTTATTTTAGAACTAATATTTTAGACATCAATTCAACAGTAGAAAAAGATTATTCTGTCATAGATTCGTTTATTATTTACATGTGTGTAGAAGGTACAGTTAATGTTATTTCTGAAGGAGAAACCTACACCATAAATAATGGTGAAACGCTTCTATTACCAGCTAGTTTAAAAAAAATCACTTTACAATCAGAAAGCGCAAGGGTATTAGAAGTTTATTATTAA
- a CDS encoding GH92 family glycosyl hydrolase, with protein MVKNYLIALLSVLSFTTSLAQETDDNTKYIDPTIGNVSRFLVPTYPTIHLPNQMLRMFPVKQDYISDMVQAFPFQVPAHRRQGILQMKTTLGDMKNSSWNKGMAIDHDLEIIHPWLYSTYLIEDDIKVSFTPSKKSAIYKVEFPEGKQKNFLIKGTKDMQFSEGKNSFTIQEKRSKPTRGEHAVINTVTIYVYGKVVDENNKPIENINYTFNTHKLQITATKNTPTTLLIKYAISYVSAAQAKENFNKEIKNKSFEDVYKEGKKAWDTVTNQIQVEGGTTAQKRTFYTSLYRTYERMVDVNEYGHYYSGYDKQVHKSNRPFYADDWVWDTYLAQHPLRTILNPALENEMLNSYTLMYEQSGWMPTFPQVYGNHLCMNAYHSSAIFIDGYRKGLKNYDVEKAYEGIKKNLLEGTFIPWRQGNPRGALDDFYHENGYFPSLKKGEQETIVNVDGFEKRQPVAVTLGVSYDFWAVSEFAKELGNTDDYSKLSPKGNDYKNLWHSEKRLFMPKDAEGNWVNINPKLDGGKGYREYYDENNGWTFAWSVQHDIAGLTSLLGGKQAAQNRLDQLFRESLGIRKSDFFVNGSNSTGMVGQFSMGNEPSFHIPYLYNYFGAPWKTQKRTRFLLDVWFKDNIFGIPGDEDGGGMTAFVVFTSMGIYPVTPGLPYYNITSPIFEKTAIKLQNGNTFTVVAEGSSKRKKYIQKAFINGKEIFSPFISHQQIMDGATLKLDLGELPNKEWGKNAVIPK; from the coding sequence ATGGTTAAAAATTATTTAATAGCACTCCTATCGGTTTTAAGTTTTACAACTTCTTTAGCTCAAGAAACTGATGACAACACCAAATACATAGATCCAACCATTGGTAATGTTTCCCGCTTTCTAGTGCCAACATATCCAACCATTCATTTACCCAATCAAATGCTGAGAATGTTTCCTGTAAAACAGGATTATATTTCAGACATGGTGCAAGCATTTCCTTTTCAAGTTCCCGCACACAGACGACAAGGAATTCTACAAATGAAAACTACTTTAGGAGATATGAAAAACAGTTCCTGGAATAAAGGAATGGCTATTGATCACGATTTAGAAATAATACATCCTTGGTTATATTCAACGTATTTAATAGAAGATGATATTAAAGTTAGCTTTACCCCTTCTAAAAAATCGGCGATTTATAAGGTTGAATTTCCAGAGGGGAAACAAAAAAACTTTTTAATAAAAGGCACGAAAGATATGCAGTTTTCTGAAGGTAAAAATTCATTTACCATTCAAGAAAAAAGAAGCAAACCAACCAGAGGGGAACACGCTGTTATAAATACTGTAACCATTTATGTATATGGTAAGGTCGTAGATGAGAATAACAAACCTATTGAAAACATCAACTATACATTTAACACTCACAAACTACAAATTACTGCAACAAAAAACACACCCACAACCTTGCTCATAAAATATGCGATTTCTTATGTGAGTGCGGCACAAGCGAAAGAAAACTTCAATAAAGAAATTAAAAACAAATCGTTTGAGGATGTATATAAAGAAGGTAAAAAAGCTTGGGATACGGTAACGAATCAAATTCAAGTTGAGGGTGGAACAACGGCTCAAAAAAGAACGTTCTACACATCGCTATACAGAACGTATGAACGCATGGTGGATGTAAATGAATATGGACACTATTATAGTGGTTATGATAAACAAGTGCATAAAAGTAATCGTCCTTTTTATGCAGATGATTGGGTATGGGACACCTATTTAGCACAACATCCGTTACGAACTATTTTAAACCCAGCCTTAGAAAACGAAATGCTGAACTCGTACACTTTAATGTATGAACAAAGTGGTTGGATGCCAACATTTCCTCAAGTATATGGAAATCATTTGTGTATGAACGCCTACCATTCTTCTGCTATTTTTATTGATGGCTACAGAAAAGGGTTGAAAAACTATGATGTAGAAAAAGCATATGAAGGCATCAAAAAAAACTTATTGGAAGGCACATTTATTCCTTGGAGGCAAGGAAATCCGAGAGGTGCTTTAGATGATTTCTATCACGAAAATGGCTATTTTCCATCACTTAAAAAAGGAGAACAAGAAACAATTGTAAATGTAGATGGTTTTGAAAAAAGACAACCTGTTGCTGTAACTTTAGGAGTTAGTTATGATTTTTGGGCAGTGTCCGAATTTGCAAAAGAATTAGGAAACACAGACGATTATTCAAAACTGTCCCCAAAAGGAAACGATTATAAAAATCTATGGCATTCAGAAAAAAGGTTGTTTATGCCAAAAGATGCAGAAGGAAATTGGGTAAATATCAATCCAAAGCTAGATGGTGGAAAAGGCTATAGAGAGTACTATGATGAAAATAATGGGTGGACCTTTGCTTGGTCTGTACAGCATGATATAGCAGGACTCACCAGTTTGTTAGGCGGTAAACAGGCTGCTCAAAACAGATTAGATCAGTTATTCAGAGAAAGTTTGGGCATTAGAAAAAGTGACTTTTTTGTCAATGGTTCTAATTCTACAGGGATGGTAGGTCAGTTTTCTATGGGCAATGAACCCTCATTTCATATTCCATATTTATATAACTATTTTGGCGCGCCTTGGAAAACCCAAAAACGTACACGCTTCTTGTTAGACGTTTGGTTTAAAGACAACATTTTCGGAATACCAGGAGATGAAGATGGTGGCGGCATGACTGCTTTTGTGGTATTCACTTCTATGGGTATCTATCCAGTAACACCAGGCTTACCATATTATAACATCACAAGTCCAATTTTCGAAAAAACAGCTATCAAACTTCAAAATGGAAATACGTTTACGGTTGTGGCGGAAGGTTCTAGCAAGAGAAAAAAATACATTCAGAAAGCATTTATTAACGGGAAAGAGATTTTCTCGCCATTTATTTCACATCAGCAAATTATGGATGGCGCCACTTTAAAATTAGACTTGGGTGAGTTACCAAACAAAGAATGGGGTAAAAATGCAGTAATACCAAAATAA